Genomic DNA from Chelonia mydas isolate rCheMyd1 chromosome 6, rCheMyd1.pri.v2, whole genome shotgun sequence:
agtggctgatgcactctcccgtgaaagtttcccagaatcaactggttaaattTCGTCCTTGAAAAGTGGAAATTATTGctagtttttatataatcagtagtatatttagaggtgcatgtgtcttaataattctgttttcttctagagctccaggaagaaatcacagccagtgtagAGCAGGCTGTCCAGCACTGTCTATGATTTGGGGAgcgtcataaatataaatggaaggataacaacttttatgtatgcagtaatataaaatccctcttggccagaggtacagaatccttttacctgtaaggggttaatcagttcaattaacttagttggcacctgaccagaaggaccaatggggaaagaagatactatCAAatcggggggtgagggggaggctttgtttttgtgctctgtgtgtgttgtctcaggagacaaagagagagaccaagcaagtaatccagctcctactgaatgatacatctaaattaCAGGAATAGTAAGTAAccgcaaggaaatgcattagagtatcttttgttttcgcttgtgaattttcctggtgcttagagggaggtttatccctgttttttgtcactttaaagttttgcctagaggggaatcctctgtgttttgaatctgattactctgtaaaattaccttccatcctgattttacagaggtgcttcttttactttttttctttataataaagttctgtttttttaagaatctgattgggtttagtgtcctaaaaacccagggatttggtctgtgctcacctgtaccaattggtgaggatattattctcaagcctacccaggaaagggggtgaaggggcttggggggatattttggggaaacaggaactccaagtggtccttttcctgaatctttgtctaactcacttggtggtggtggcagcatactgtccaaggacaaggaagaatttgtgctttggggaagtttttaacctaaactggtagaaataagcttagggggtctttcatgcaaggtcccaacatctgtaccccagagttcagcagtggggagggaaccctgtcAGGGTGTTTGGGACAAACTTTCGTTGTTAAATACGAGGTGCCACTTATTCCCTAAGTAGTACCCAAAATAAAAACCTGTTTGGCCCTCCGGCTGGAATGAAGACCTTACAGGGGTTCAATAAGGCAAAAAGTACTGttcctttttgaaaaatattttgtatccgttcaataaattaattaataaatacatatatacataaaaggcaatttggctttaaaaatctaaaaaagggattttaaaaattaatgtctttacaaaatttaaaatgttaattaatttTGCTATCCAGGGTTCTATGAAAAACAGCCTCCCAGCACATCCTAAAAGCCAGGAAAAATTTGGCAAGCTACTGAATAATGGTCCTTAAGGCATCTAAAGAGCTAAAGTGGCCAAGGTGAACTCCAAAAATTCTAGCAattgcaaaaaaaaccaccaggaGATGcaggccaaaaataaaataaaatagaatgggGTAAAATTGAGACAAAAACCCTAGTTACAGATCCGGATCCCCTACCCCAGAAGCAGCACAGCTATCAAAAAAGGCAGAAGCCAGCCTAAAAAAACCCCAGTTGATGGGCTTTTAAGCCAAGGGGTTTTAGTGGAACAGTCAAGTCCCAATaatgctgccctctggccagtcCTTAAAAGTGACAGCAAGACCTGAAGGCTGGTAGTTGATTTTTGCCCCTTTAATCAGGTGACACCCCGATGGCCCCCATAGTGCCTTTTTTCTGCACCAGTGCGTGCTCActggcccccccgcccctggccccacccccaccacaaagTCCCCGCCCTAACTCCGCTCCACggtgcccctattggacccctccccaaattccccaccccggcccctgcCTGCTCCGCCAAGCACACCGCGttcccgctcctctcccctccctcccaggcttgccgtgcgAAACACCTATTTCGTGGCGCAAGCGCTGGGAAGTGAGTGGGGAGAAGGACGACGTGGCGGTGCGCTcaggggcagaggtggagcggagcggaggcggaggtgagctggggcaggggggtgggcggggagctgccggtggtgcagcgcacccaccattttttccccatgagtgctccagccccggagcacacacggagtcggcacctatgggtAATAGCTTCCAGCGTCGGAGGGGACTAGTGGTTTCCAGTTTTGAATTTGGCCGATGCTTCCTCTGATATCCCTTTACATCGGGACAGCTATTACAAATTTGCTTTTACCTTTCCAGGGAAGCAGTTGTGTTTTGCCAGGGTCCCCATGGGCTGGAACAATGCCGTTCTTATTTGTCATGCCCATGtcgttaaaatgtaaaataaaatgcctTAAAAAACCAGTGTATTTTCTTATGTAAATATCCTAAGTTGccctcaaacaaaaaaaaattattaaataggATGTTACAAAAAATTCAGGAAGCTGGGTttatcaaaaataaaaccaaaaatgcCCAGTTGGGTTCCCAACAAGTAAATTATCTTGAAGTGACTTTGGGACAGGAAGGGTGCTCCCCTAATAAACAAAAAGTAGAGCTGATTCTTAAATTACCAGCTCCCACAGATGTCACCGCTCTTAAATCCTTTTGGGGAATGGTTAATTTTTCCCAAAATGTTattaagggattttcaaaaaaggcAGCCCCACTGCATAAATTGTTAAAGAAGGGGGTGAAATGAAACAGGGGCCCTTTGCAGCAGGAAGCCATGATCCAGTTAACCCAGGCCTCAGTTCAGGCTCCAGTTTTAGCATAGTCCCCGGTGGGACAGCCGTTTGTGCTACAACTGGCAAACAAAAGTAGTTTGGGTGGTACCCATGgcattaaaaacagaaataatttccCTAGCCCATGAGAGGGGGCATTTGAgagtaaaaaaaatctttagctaAATTGCAAGCACTTGGCTGGTGCCAAATATAAGCAGTAATATAAAATAGTTTGTAAATAACTGTCTGTCCTGTACAGCCAATAATGTTAATTTTAATATAATCAAAAAGCCTCCAAAACAGCAGAGAATAGAGGGGCCTTGGGCTCGTTTACAATTTAATTACATTGGCCCTTTAGCAACAAAAGCCAGGAGTAGTCAGTGTTAATCCACTTATAAAATGGAGTAAACCAATCCTCACCCAAAACAACACAGCCCAAACAACAGCCCGTGTGCTGATTGAGCCGGTAATAACCAGGTGGAGTATGCCAAAAAAAACCTGATTTGGACCAAGGACCCCATTTCATCAAGAATATTACTAAAAGGCCTTGTCAAGCAAGTCGAATCAAGCAAAAATTGCAAATAGCAGGACACCTCCAAGTTCAGGCCAGTTAGAATGGGCTAACTGCACTCTTAAAACAGCTTTTGAAAAAATAGTAAACcagcagggaaaggattgggATCAGCGACTACCATTTATTCTTATGGTCATAATGGACTCTGTGGTCTCTCATGGAGTTATCCCATTCAAGGCAACAACTGGCAAAGACATGTGCCTTTCAGAATGATGGTGGGTAGGTGGGGCACCGCTAATAAACTGCAACCCCGGGTCCTTACAGACCAGTGGATGCAACAGCTGCTAAAATTTGTTGCTAGTACTCATAGGCAGGTAGCTGTGGCCCTAAAAGCCAATGTtcaaaaaatgaataaaagatgGGTCCAATCCTAAACCGCATCAAAGAGAAACAATTCACTCAAATGCTCTTATATTCCTTTATTCTACTGGGGGTAAAATTATGGGGTAGAGGGTGCGTGTGGGGTGATGTCACTTGATCGATAAGCGGTGTTGGGGCTCTAGAGAAACAGAGACTCTCCAGGGTCAGTGTTCCATGGCAGTGCCCCAGGGATGGTGCTGTGTTCATGCCATAGAGGCCAGGGCCACCTGGTTGTTGGCCCTGTCGAAGACAACGTAGTACTGGCGGATGAAGACATCTCCGAGGATCCAGAGCCCTCCGACGTCGCTGCTTTCAAAGCCAGAGATACAAGAGCCTGACTCCTGCACCAGGGGAAAAGGGGATATGGTAATTATTGGGCTGGAACTTCAGTGAGTTACCATCCAGTAGGGCCTGCTGGTGCTTGTTACCATCTTGGGCTGGGATCTCAGAGCTCTCAAACCAAGTAGCATTAGGCTGGGTAGGGCTTCCATAGGAGACCTCTGTGGGCTGCAGGGAGTGACACTGGTAAGTTGGGCCCCAATTTTTGATGCttcttagatgcctaactcccagtgagctacctttgtggatctgggcctcagaaCAGCCCTAGTGCCTAAGCCAAGGCCTAAGGGATACAGTCTGTCAACTGGGAAGAAAAGCAAGGTCCTGACAACTTCTGTTCATGACACATCCCTTGGGGAGGCAAAGCGCGCTCTCTCCAGGCTCCTGGCCAGATTCCAAAGAGAGCGATTACATTCTGCCACCAGAAATCCTGCTGTGATTATAAGTGGATTTGGGCTTCCCCACTGCCTGTCCCACCTACCAGttggtgttgctgtgtgctgttaaagcAGCTTGCCTGTTCCTCTCCATTGGGGAGCAAACTCTTATCATGGGGAAGGAACATCCTTCCTGATGCCCAGATGCCCATGCCCTGGAACGCAAGGCAGCGATCTCTCTTGATCTAGCCTCCCAGCTGGGGTAGCTGCTCATTAAATTCTCTCCTAGCCCCGTAAGGCCCCTGCCCTGGTGATCTCCTACGGTGGCCAGCTCTACAGGCTGCCTCGCTGCTCTTGCGGTATGTCACTTTCACTCTGGGCCTGCCTTGATCTTGACCATCCCTCCCCATGGATCCGTTTGTGGGAAGAGCTCTCTGCCGCCCCACTCTCATACTGGGGACAGACTCTGAGCTGCATCTCAGTGATGCTCCTGCAGGCTCATGCTGGCTGTGCAGGGGAATTTTGCCAGCATGCTCAGTGCAATGGCCTAAGGCACAAGCCTTCGCTAAGAGGCCCCGAGGCAGCTTTTTCAGCGGGACACTCACTTCAGTGATGTAGGCACTGGCGGGCAGAGGGAACTCGATGCCGTTGATGGTGAAGACGATGTTGGGCAGGCTGCTCATGGCACTGCAGCTGATCTGCAGGGAGGAAGGCAACACACGGAGGAAAGGTTAGACACGTCTCGGGCACTAGGTTCTCCAAAGAGACAGATGCAGCATCACATACATGTGTAGCAGACACCTCTAGAAgcatctctcccttctccctgcccttacCGTGCCATCGCTGGCGCCGATGTAGGAGTTGATGTTGGAGATGCCAGAAGAGGGCCCAGCCAGCAGAGAAGTGCCAGTGTCAATGATAGCCTGGCACCCACCAAAGCAAGCGATGGTCTCTCCGTTCATGGTGACGCTGCAAGAGAGAGAGTTGGGGGAACATCCCCACAAACACTTCCGATCTCATTCCCACTCAGCCCATGAGCCAGCAGTGAGAGGCCTGTAGGGTGATTCTTGCTGAATGCCAAAAAGTTTCCCCTGATGTTTCAGCCTCGACCTCTCCTTCCTTGGCGATTGCCCATCGCTCCTTGTCCTACAACCTTCTGGGACTGTGACAGATCTAGCCTGAGGGTCGCAAACTGATGTCAAGGGTTTGCGATCACCCTGCCCTTTACTTTATTGCTAAACAGGGGAGAGAGGGGTCCTGGCAAAGGGGACGCGGGGGTGGTGGTGCTGCCCTTACCCTGCCGCCCTACTAGTGGCAGACACAGGTCATCTCTGGGTCCTGTTATGGGCGAGGTGGAGAACCACTCATCTAACTGCCTTGCTGGTGAGCCCCTTTCCTATAACTCCAAGTACAGTGTGATCCCAACTCCCTTGTCTTGTCTCTCATCTTGTCTAGACTCTAAGTTGAGCTTCCCCCGGCTCCCACATGCATCTCCTTTTGCCTGTCTTTTCAAGGTAACATTGAAGGGGAAGGGCCAAGAGGTGGGCGATACCTGTCCATGGTGATTTCCCAGTAAGTCTCAGAGGAGAGAGGGATCCAGTAGAGGCTCCCAGAGTAGTAAGAGGAGTCGATGCCGCCGAACATCACAAAGCTCCCAGTCTGGTCATtgctggagaagggagagaggagagtcAAGGAGAATGTATGAATGGTTGGCTAATGAGACAATAGCTATCGCTCCATCTGTAAGAGAAGGACGACAGCTGGGGAGTGCTGGGGTAGACTCAGAGCTGGGGATATCAGCATCTAGTAGCCGAGATAGGACAGGCTGGTTGGATGAGAGGAACACCTCACCCCCTGCTTTGACATCACTTTGGGCTTTCTCTTCCTAGATCTCAAAAGCTAAGCACATTCGGGCCTGGCCAAATGTGGACGGGAGACCACCAAGGAAAGGCCCAGGTGTGTGAGGCAGTTGTGTCAGTGACTCAGTAGGTGCTGCTCTTCCCTCAGAGTCAGGACTGAGCAGATGGTTCAGCCTGGTGCTAGAAGGTGTTGAGCCAGGAAATCATCTGGGTGACGTATTAGGGGAAACTCTTCTCCCAGGAGTCAGTTTAATACCAATGCCCTAGTGTTCACTTCTGCTCCCAAAAACTTAAATCACTAGCATGGGACAGTTGCCATGTTCCACCGCAGAGGTGGCAGCTTTTGGGGAATTCTTATGCAAATGTTGCAGGGAACACTCATTGTGAGAGGCGCTATAGGAACGTGAATCTCACTGCAGCACATGGGCTGTTTCCAGCCCTGACTTACGAGCTCAGGTAGACGGAGAAGAGGTCCTGAGACACCAAACCCTCGTTCATCATGTTGTCAAAGACGGGGGTGGCTCCAGAAGAGGAgatgctggggaaggccagaCCCAGGATCCCATCAAAGGGGGCGTAGTAAAAGAAGGAGCCGGGCTCGGTTTCACTCAGACCAAAGATCTGGTTGGTGTCCACAATGCCTCCAACCTTGGGAGAGGGATGGGGACAATCAGACACACCCTACACCCTGGAGAAGCTGCCAAGTCTACCACAGGGTCCTGATGGCCTGGGGAGTTCTCAGAGGCTGGCGTGCCCTGCACTGTGGTCTCTCCCCCATATGAGAATATTCTGTGATTAGTCTCATtgcctcttctcttctctttttctaTCCCCCCTCTCCCAGTTCATACCCATACTCTGCTTTAGCTTCCCAGATGCGTCCTGTCCTTCTAACGCCAAATCCTTCACCATGTCTTTTCCATGGGTTTTGATCCTTTCTTGTGATTTACCTGGACGGTGTCATAGCCCAGGATTCCAGTCATGCTGCCGGTGCCATACTGGATGGAGAGGCTCTGGCTGGTGGCCTTGTAGGTGTAGGAGTCTGATGGGTTGAATTGCTTGTGGTTTGCTGCAAGTACAAATGAGTCAGATGGTCACAGACTGACACTTGTAACTCTCCCCACGCATTGTACGGAGAGCTTGGGTGACTAGCGAGGCTCTGAATTCTTTGGTGAGGTCAGGGTGCCGAAGAGTCACACATTGCAGGACTCAACATTGCCACACTtaagtgcctttgtggatctagcttcTTGTCCTACTAGGGCCCATTCCACCTCTGACACTGTGTAGTATGTGGAAGGAAAATGGAGGGAGACCTGCTGCACTCTGTCTTCCCGGGTGAATATAAatcaatgataaaaaaaatctgactttttaaGATGTCAgtatacttttctttttaaaaataacctatttaaaattaactttgaaattatgacaacatAGGGTAAGGTCTAAACTTACTAAAATctactaaaataatttaaattaaatacaaaggtTGCTATTAAGCAGTGCATGTTTTCTGGCTTTAAAGAAAGTCAACAGAACTGGAAGATTTGACTGACTCAGCACCTGGAACCAGCATTTCCTTTGTTTCAGGCTAAACAagtttttgacagcagtagcctcttctgcaggtgcagagagcaTACTTTCTTCAAGTCAGTTTATTAGCTAGTTCAGTTCACAGACTAGTTTATTCCAACTTAAGAAATCAATTGGGAATTGAAAAAGTGGGAacacttgttttcctcttccaatctctgAATAAAAGCTAGGTGCGAGAGGATGAGCTCTAcaagttctaaaatcttgaaggatgtGCGgatcagaaacaatcagttcaattcactgactacaaataacacttcctttgtttcataaatctgttatttttaaatgcaaaacatgttttgataaatttttctttcttgtatatACAGCCCATTGAAAGGAGTtctaactcattttttaaaagctggattttgaattttaaagtgaattttccAATTTCCACCCAAATTGAGTCTGATAGAAACCAAAAATTAATCATAATATAGTAAATAAAAAACACCTCCTTCACCATTTTCTAAAACAACGAAAAAATGAACAAAGTAAGAATTtgaataaatgtatataaagCTATGTTAATTGCTTAAACAAATGTGTATTGGCATTGTGTATCCCCCTGATTTGCTAAAGAAAGTACCAAATATAATGAAAATATCTAGTTGCAAGTCAACCTGTGTATAGTGGTTACAAACCAGTGAGAATCAACTTCCTTtcgaaaaataattaaaatcaattatttcaaTTAAGGTTCCTCCTTGCTAATGTAAATCTCTATGATTTCAGTCAACCTCCCCAGCTGGAATGTCAAGGCAAGAGAGGTTGCAGGTGACTTACTGCAGGCTGTGCTGGAGCAGTACACAGAGGGCACCCACAGGTTGGAGGAACCGGTGTCGAAAATGACAGTGAAATCCTGAGCAGGCGTACCAATTGAGATGGTTCCATAATACTCCATCTGCCAAAGCAGGACAAAAAACAATGGACAAAGAGGAAACCCTTGCCATccaaggtcagactagatgatcataatggtcccttctgacctaaatatctatgaatctatgaatctatgactagATCATCACCGGGAGTAAACCGGCGTAgttccaccagctgagggtctgggctACAGTGTCCTTGCTAAAGGCTCAACCTGAGCTGGTGTTTCTCTGCCATCACTTTGCCCAGCATAGCTCCTAGCACCTCCTGGTATCCAATAGGCACAGGTGATCAAATGCACATAATTATTTAGCCTCAGACCCCTGAATCTCAGTGTGTGGAAGAGCATGATTGGAAGAGGACAGCCAGCAAACCCTGGGAGTGCTCTTCTCAATGTTCTTCTGAATGCCATCCAATGACAATTGGGGGCTGGGTGGCCCAGCACAGGTTCGTGGCTGCAGCAAGATGGGAGCTTGGTTGGAAGCACATGCGTGAGGGAGTGGGTTGGGGCACTTTTTGGAGGAGGAGAGATCAGCTGTTGGCAGAGGAGTGGGAAGCTTTGATGAGGAGAGGGAGGCTACAAGACCTGATCTCCTGCCATACTCACGTCCATGTAGTTTGTTAGGGGCTCACTGGCAAACTTGTTGGTCAGGCTGGGGAAATACTTGGAGGCTGGGTTGTAAGGGTGTTTCTTCAGGAAATCCTCCAGCAAGCCATGTTCCTTAAGGTTCTGCCTTAGGGATTTCCCCTTCTTCAGAGAGACCCTAATCAACAAGGGTAGGGAGAGAGACCGATCAATAGGAAATAAACAATAGACAAGCCTTGTGTTCAGCGCCGACAGTGCAATCCAGCTTTTACATTGCACTGAGACCCCTTAGTATACCTAGGATTATCAAAGGAGTGCAAAGGTGTTGGGTGCCCAGGGCACTGAAAgacagtgggagttgggcacaaATTTCCTGTAGGATTCTTGGAAAATCCCAGCTGATATGTACTAGAAGAGAGATGGCTTAACGTTCTGGGATCTGTACTAATACatagaaagagacagtccctgtcctgtaGAGGTTACTGTTGAAATAGACAAAATGGACAAAGGAACTATTATCCGCCACCTTGACTCCGTCAACCATTCCATTCTGCTTGAAATCACGTTCTCCCTTGGCTTCCATGTCTCTCCTCTCATGGTTCTCCTCCTACATCTGTAATCACTCCTTTGATGCCTTCAGAGGATCTGccctccaactttctgtgggAGTTCCACAGGGTCCTGTCCTTGGTCCCCATCTATTCGCCTTCTACCCCTTATCTCTGTGTAATCTCATCCGCAAACACAAATTCCACTACAACCTCTATACCGATGACTCACAGATCTGCCTCCCtcctccagacctgtctccttctgtccaaattAAAATCTTGACCTTCTAGGCCTGGCTTGATGGGAGTAATTGAACATGGGGGAGGCCTCATTTTTTAGGAGGCAGGATTAGTAAGGTACTGTGAATAGATCAGCAGGCTGAACACAGAATGTCTGTGCTAACCAGGACAGGTAAGTGCATGGTAAGCCAAGAGACAGAATGGCTGAACTAGCCAAGATAAGGCAGGGAACATCAAAGGAATCATTTACAAAGGACGGGGTAACAGTGGATGAGATAAGATGGGAACATAAAGATGAATAAGTCACACACGGCGTGGGtagagcatgctgtacagggattggttcctacaaagAAAGGCAATCCCAAAACATGTGAAACAACTTTTGTCTAgctcctcacatccaggctatgtctaaatcttgccaaaTCTTCTTGCATAAGCTCTCTGAGATGCAGCCTTTCCTGTCCCTTCATGCAGCAATAGCTCTCGTCCCAGCTCTCCTCCTTTCATGTCTCAATTGTTGCAACTTCTTCTccctggccttgacaaatgccatTTTGCCACATTCATGTCCATTCAGAACGTTGCTGCAAATATAATCTTCCTAGCAAGTCACTTTGAACATGACACTCCTCTCTTTgggtccctccactggctccccctgctCTATGATACCAAACATAAGCTGCTTCTCTTCACTTCCAAGGTCCTTTGTTCTCAGTCCCACCCTATCTCTTATCCCTCATTGGCTATCAAGCTATTGATGCCCGTCTCCCATTGGCCCGTGATGCCAGCCTCTACTGCCAACTTGATAAATTTTCAATCACGCACCTTCGTGCTTTCTCCCACCTGCCCCCTATGGTTGGGCGGTCCTCCCCATAAGCATCTGAAAAGCTACCAcactgtcctccttcaaatccctccttagaaACTCTCCCTTGTCATCGTGCCTATAAAAAAACCATAACAACAGTttggctgctggtgtgcagagaccactgtCCATCAAGCTGACTGATTGTTTAGTTGTGCTCCCCTCTCAGTCTGTCTGCATGTCTCTGTTGTCTCTTATGTCCTACTGAGGTAGTTATCTACTTAGGGAAGGGACAGCCTTCCAGTGCCTAGCGCCAtggagttctggtccatgacttgtGGGTCCTACATgctgtgataatacaaataataaacactaATATTATCACAGAGAACTGATCCCCAGAGAGAGACTCCATCACTTGCCcctggtcacacagggagtctgtagtAGAGCCAGGCATTAACCCAGATCTCGCAAGTGCCACTCCAGTGCCTGAACCACAAGATCTGCCTTCCTCATTCCCCTGCTACAACACAAAGCTAAGGGGATGTTCCCAGCTGCTGCCTATACACGAAAGGAGAGTAGAGAAGAGAATGAGAGAGGTGCAGACATTCCCCTTGATAATCACACATGGTTATGTAGAAAGCCGAGTTCAGCAGCCCAAAGTGGTGTGTTCCCCCAGTACTCACTTTGTCACCCGGCACTGAGAGAGCGCGACCAAACTCAGGAGCAGAAGCCACTTCATGATGTTTTCTGACACGCAAGCCAGTGGTGATGAGTGGTGAATGTGGAGAAATGCCTGGGTGCTGCTTCTTATAAACACACAGCCCAGAGCTTTTCTTATCAAATTAATAACCCTGATAAGAAATGTAAATCTTCCCGATAAGATCTTCCAAAATGTCCTTAAACAAAATTTTGGAGAACACTCAAAGTCCATAGATTTCCACCTTCACTTGGCTGTGACCTGAAAATGGGGCATTGTCTAGAGGGAAGGTGTGAGAGTTCAGGGACGTCTAAGCTTTGAAAAGCAATGCCTTGGGGTTGCTTTAAAGAATGGGACAGGAGGCACAGAAGAACTGGAATGGGATATGGAGACATTCACTGCTTGG
This window encodes:
- the LOC119566386 gene encoding pepsin A-like; this translates as MDMEYYGTISIGTPAQDFTVIFDTGSSNLWVPSVYCSSTACTNHKQFNPSDSYTYKATSQSLSIQYGTGSMTGILGYDTVQVGGIVDTNQIFGLSETEPGSFFYYAPFDGILGLAFPSISSSGATPVFDNMMNEGLVSQDLFSVYLSSNDQTGSFVMFGGIDSSYYSGSLYWIPLSSETYWEITMDSVTMNGETIACFGGCQAIIDTGTSLLAGPSSGISNINSYIGASDGTISCSAMSSLPNIVFTINGIEFPLPASAYITEESGSCISGFESSDVGGLWILGDVFIRQYYVVFDRANNQVALASMA